A DNA window from Pogona vitticeps strain Pit_001003342236 chromosome 2, PviZW2.1, whole genome shotgun sequence contains the following coding sequences:
- the TXNRD3 gene encoding thioredoxin reductase 3 isoform X2 encodes MVLDYVVPTPLGTTWGLGGTCVNVGCIPKKLMHQAALLGQALQDSRKFGWEYDEQVKHNWQTMVEAIQNYIGSLNWGYRVALREKTVTYLNAYAEFIGPHKIKATNRKGQETFYTAQSFVIATGERPRYLGIPGDKEYCITSDDLFSLPYCPGKTLVVGASYVALECAGFLAGLGLDVTVMVRSILLRGFDQEMAEKAGAYMENHGVKFIRQFVPIEVVKLEDGMPGRLRVIAKATGGSEMIEGEYNTVLIAIGRDACTKNIGLEKIGVQINEKNGKIPANDEEQTNVPYVYAIGDVLEGKPELTPVAIQAGKLLARRLFGGSSIKCDYINVPTTVFTPLEYGCCGLSEEQALEQFGQDNIEVYHTLFWPLEWTIPNRDNNTSYAKVICNKLDNNRVLGLHVLGPNAGEITQGFGAAMKCGLTKELLNETIGIHPTCAEVFTTMDITKASGKDITQSGC; translated from the exons ATGGTGCTAGACTATGTTGTACCTACACCATTGGGCACTACATGGG GACTTGGTGGCACTTGTGTAAATGTTGGCTGCATTCCTAAGAAGCTGATGCATCAAGCAGCCCTTTTAGGCCAGGCATTGCAAGATTCAAGGAAGTTTGGCTGGGAATATGATGAGCAAG TTAAACACAACTGGCAGACGATGGTTGAAGCAATACAGAATTATATAGGATCTTTGAACTGGGGTTATCGGGTGGCCTTGCGTGAAAAAACTGTGACATACCTCAATGCCTACGCAGAGTTTATTGGGCCTCACAAGATTAAG GCAACTAATAGAAAAGGGCAAGAAACTTTCTACACAGCTCAGTCATTTGTTATTGCCACAGGAGAAAGACCTCGATATTTAGGTATACCAGGAGATAAAGAATACTGTATTACAAG TGACGACCTCTTCTCACTGCCCTATTGCCCTGGGAAGACTTTGGTTGTGGGAGCATCTTATGTAGCTCTGGAATGTGCAGGATTTCTTGCGGGTCTTGGTTTGGACGTTACCGTCATGGTACGCTCTATCCTTCTCCGTGGCTTTGATCAAGAAATGGCCGAAAAAGCAGGTGCATATATGGAAAACCATGGTGTAAAATTCATTAGGCAGTTTGTTCCCATTGAG GTTGTAAAGTTGGAGGATGGCATGCCTGGAAGACTCAGAGTGATAGCAAAAGCAACGGGAGGATCAGAAATGATTGAAGGAGAATACAATACT GTTTTGATAGCTATTGGTCGTGACGCTTGTACTAAAAACATTGGCTTGGAGAAAATTGGTGTGCAGATTAATGAAAA GAATGGGAAAATACCTGCAAATGATGAAGAACAGACCAATGTGCCTTACGTCTATGCTATTGGAGATGTTTTAGAAGGAAAGCCTGAACTTACTCCAGTTGCTATACAGGCAGGCAAGCTATTAGCACGCAGGCTTTTTGGAGGGAGCTCCATCAAG TGTGACTACATAAATGTGCCAACTACAGTGTTCACACCTCTGGAATATGGCTGTTGTGGGTTATCAGAAGAACAAGCCTTAGAGCAATTTGGACAAGACAACATAGAG GTATATCATACTTTGTTTTGGCCACTTGAATGGACAATACCCAATAGAGACAACAATACATCTTATGCAAAAGTAATCTGCAACAAACTTGACAAT AACCGTGTTTTAGGTCTCCATGTTCTTGGACCTAATGCTGGAGAAATTACCCAAGGTTTTGGGGCAGCAATGAAATGTGGTCTCACAAAGGAATTACTCAATGAAACTATCGGTATACATCCAACTTGTGCAGAG GTTTTCACTACAATGGATATTACAAAGGCTTCAGGAAAAGATATCACTCAGTCTGGCTGCTGA
- the TXNRD3 gene encoding thioredoxin reductase 3 isoform X1, whose protein sequence is MPPPGQVRLPDWDSLKLRVRTMISSHRVMIFSKSYCPFCRKVKDLFHSLAVEYGVLELDKTDEGPSIQEVLAEFTGQKTVPNVFVNGTHVGGCDQTFQAYHSGLLQKLLGDSKGEELEAYDYDLIVIGGGSGGLSCSKEAATLGKKVMVLDYVVPTPLGTTWGLGGTCVNVGCIPKKLMHQAALLGQALQDSRKFGWEYDEQVKHNWQTMVEAIQNYIGSLNWGYRVALREKTVTYLNAYAEFIGPHKIKATNRKGQETFYTAQSFVIATGERPRYLGIPGDKEYCITSDDLFSLPYCPGKTLVVGASYVALECAGFLAGLGLDVTVMVRSILLRGFDQEMAEKAGAYMENHGVKFIRQFVPIEVVKLEDGMPGRLRVIAKATGGSEMIEGEYNTVLIAIGRDACTKNIGLEKIGVQINEKNGKIPANDEEQTNVPYVYAIGDVLEGKPELTPVAIQAGKLLARRLFGGSSIKCDYINVPTTVFTPLEYGCCGLSEEQALEQFGQDNIEVYHTLFWPLEWTIPNRDNNTSYAKVICNKLDNNRVLGLHVLGPNAGEITQGFGAAMKCGLTKELLNETIGIHPTCAEVFTTMDITKASGKDITQSGC, encoded by the exons GTGaaagatctctttcattctttggcaGTAGAATACGGTGTTCTGGAACTCGACAAGACTG atgAAGGTCCCAGTATCCAGGAAGTATTAGCAGAATTCACGGGCCAAAAGACTGTCCCCAATGTGTTTGTAAATGGAACACATGTGGGTGGATGTGACCAGACTTTTCAG GCCTACCATAGCGGCTTGTTACAGAAGCTTTTAGGGGACAGCAAAGGTGAAGAGTTGGAAGCCTACGATTATGACCTAATTGTTATTGGTGGTGGTTCTGGCGGACTCTCATGCTCTAAG gaaGCTGCCACGTTAGGGAAGAAAGTCATGGTGCTAGACTATGTTGTACCTACACCATTGGGCACTACATGGG GACTTGGTGGCACTTGTGTAAATGTTGGCTGCATTCCTAAGAAGCTGATGCATCAAGCAGCCCTTTTAGGCCAGGCATTGCAAGATTCAAGGAAGTTTGGCTGGGAATATGATGAGCAAG TTAAACACAACTGGCAGACGATGGTTGAAGCAATACAGAATTATATAGGATCTTTGAACTGGGGTTATCGGGTGGCCTTGCGTGAAAAAACTGTGACATACCTCAATGCCTACGCAGAGTTTATTGGGCCTCACAAGATTAAG GCAACTAATAGAAAAGGGCAAGAAACTTTCTACACAGCTCAGTCATTTGTTATTGCCACAGGAGAAAGACCTCGATATTTAGGTATACCAGGAGATAAAGAATACTGTATTACAAG TGACGACCTCTTCTCACTGCCCTATTGCCCTGGGAAGACTTTGGTTGTGGGAGCATCTTATGTAGCTCTGGAATGTGCAGGATTTCTTGCGGGTCTTGGTTTGGACGTTACCGTCATGGTACGCTCTATCCTTCTCCGTGGCTTTGATCAAGAAATGGCCGAAAAAGCAGGTGCATATATGGAAAACCATGGTGTAAAATTCATTAGGCAGTTTGTTCCCATTGAG GTTGTAAAGTTGGAGGATGGCATGCCTGGAAGACTCAGAGTGATAGCAAAAGCAACGGGAGGATCAGAAATGATTGAAGGAGAATACAATACT GTTTTGATAGCTATTGGTCGTGACGCTTGTACTAAAAACATTGGCTTGGAGAAAATTGGTGTGCAGATTAATGAAAA GAATGGGAAAATACCTGCAAATGATGAAGAACAGACCAATGTGCCTTACGTCTATGCTATTGGAGATGTTTTAGAAGGAAAGCCTGAACTTACTCCAGTTGCTATACAGGCAGGCAAGCTATTAGCACGCAGGCTTTTTGGAGGGAGCTCCATCAAG TGTGACTACATAAATGTGCCAACTACAGTGTTCACACCTCTGGAATATGGCTGTTGTGGGTTATCAGAAGAACAAGCCTTAGAGCAATTTGGACAAGACAACATAGAG GTATATCATACTTTGTTTTGGCCACTTGAATGGACAATACCCAATAGAGACAACAATACATCTTATGCAAAAGTAATCTGCAACAAACTTGACAAT AACCGTGTTTTAGGTCTCCATGTTCTTGGACCTAATGCTGGAGAAATTACCCAAGGTTTTGGGGCAGCAATGAAATGTGGTCTCACAAAGGAATTACTCAATGAAACTATCGGTATACATCCAACTTGTGCAGAG GTTTTCACTACAATGGATATTACAAAGGCTTCAGGAAAAGATATCACTCAGTCTGGCTGCTGA